One Desulfobacterales bacterium DNA segment encodes these proteins:
- a CDS encoding nucleotidyltransferase domain-containing protein, with the protein MVKKSIIETAEKYIKLIPVNLEVKKAYLFGSYAKGLEKNDSDIDIAIVIGNMTNFFAIQMQLMRLRRNVDLRIEPHPICESDFTSVNPFAYEIQESGIEIEINK; encoded by the coding sequence ATGGTTAAAAAATCAATTATAGAAACAGCCGAGAAATATATTAAGTTAATTCCAGTTAATTTAGAAGTAAAAAAAGCTTACTTGTTTGGTTCTTATGCTAAAGGTCTTGAAAAGAATGACAGCGATATTGATATAGCTATAGTAATTGGAAATATGACTAATTTTTTTGCTATTCAAATGCAATTAATGAGATTAAGACGAAATGTTGATTTAAGAATTGAACCACATCCGATTTGTGAGTCAGATTTTACAAGTGTGAATCCTTTTGCTTATGAAATTCAAGAATCTGGAATAGAGATAGAAATTAATAAGTAA
- a CDS encoding HEPN domain-containing protein → MHHLVSSRDYSWSLFIGHLVLEKLLKAIYVKKILDHALFTHDLLRLANKIGLQLDDEKKEWLDEITTFNLNARYDNYKQDFNKLCTKEFTEKWIDRIIRLRQWLKNQL, encoded by the coding sequence ATGCATCATTTAGTTAGTTCTCGTGATTATAGTTGGTCTCTATTCATAGGACATTTAGTGTTAGAAAAACTATTAAAGGCTATTTATGTGAAAAAAATTTTGGATCACGCTCTTTTTACGCATGATCTATTGAGATTGGCTAATAAAATTGGATTACAATTAGATGATGAAAAAAAAGAATGGCTTGATGAAATAACAACATTTAATTTGAATGCAAGATACGATAATTATAAACAAGATTTTAATAAGTTATGCACAAAAGAATTCACTGAAAAGTGGATAGATAGGATTATTAGATTAAGACAATGGTTAAAAAATCAATTATAG
- a CDS encoding MBOAT family protein produces MWKNRRNLIIVAASYLFYGWWDWRFLSLILFSTIVDYSVGLGLLKQENQTKRKVLLWTSILVNLGFLVFFKYYNFFLDNFITAFSFFGTEIKANSLNIILPVGISFYTFQTLSYSIDVYKRKLEPTKDFIAFSAFVSFFPQLVAGPIERATNLLPQFYNKRTFDYSKSVDGMRQILWGLFKKIVIADNCAEFANQIFNNSADMNGSTLVLGALFFTFQIYGDFSGYSDIAIGTSKLFGFNLMKNFAFPYFSRDIAEFWRRWHISLSTWFRDYLYIPLGGSRGGTLMKVRNTFMIFIISGFWHGANWTFIVWGALNAIYFLPLLLTNNNRNNLEIVAQGKSLPTAKELFLILITFGLTVFAWIFFRAENINHALSYISEIFSFSIFSIPVFYGRLKALQTIIFVVLFLIVEWAGREYEYSIQQIGIKWKKPLRYSAYYIIAFIIMYFGNFSDNQFIYFQF; encoded by the coding sequence ATGTGGAAAAACCGACGGAATTTAATAATTGTTGCAGCAAGTTATTTGTTTTATGGCTGGTGGGATTGGCGATTTTTATCTCTAATTTTATTCAGTACAATTGTGGACTATTCGGTCGGACTTGGACTTTTAAAACAAGAAAACCAGACAAAAAGGAAAGTTCTACTTTGGACAAGCATTTTAGTAAATCTTGGATTTCTTGTTTTTTTCAAATACTATAACTTTTTCCTTGATAACTTTATTACTGCCTTTTCATTTTTTGGAACAGAAATAAAAGCAAATTCATTAAACATTATTTTACCAGTTGGAATTAGTTTCTACACTTTTCAAACATTGAGTTATTCAATTGATGTTTACAAAAGAAAACTTGAGCCAACAAAAGACTTCATTGCTTTTTCTGCATTTGTCAGTTTTTTTCCTCAATTAGTCGCTGGACCAATTGAAAGAGCAACCAACCTTTTACCTCAATTTTACAATAAACGGACTTTTGATTATTCGAAATCTGTAGATGGAATGCGCCAAATACTTTGGGGATTGTTTAAAAAGATTGTAATTGCAGACAATTGCGCTGAGTTTGCAAATCAAATATTTAATAATTCAGCTGACATGAACGGTAGCACATTGGTTTTGGGAGCTTTATTTTTTACTTTCCAGATATATGGTGACTTTTCAGGTTACTCAGATATTGCCATTGGAACTTCAAAATTGTTTGGCTTTAACCTAATGAAAAACTTTGCGTTTCCATATTTTTCAAGGGATATTGCTGAATTTTGGAGACGCTGGCATATTTCCCTCTCAACTTGGTTCAGAGATTATCTTTACATTCCATTAGGCGGTAGTCGTGGTGGAACGTTGATGAAAGTTAGAAATACATTCATGATTTTCATCATAAGCGGATTTTGGCATGGTGCAAACTGGACATTTATTGTTTGGGGTGCATTGAATGCTATTTATTTTTTACCTCTATTATTAACAAATAATAACCGCAACAACCTTGAAATAGTAGCACAAGGAAAGTCTTTGCCAACAGCGAAGGAATTATTTTTAATACTTATAACTTTTGGACTTACTGTATTTGCTTGGATATTTTTCAGAGCCGAAAATATAAATCATGCGCTTTCCTATATTTCTGAAATATTTTCCTTTTCTATATTTTCAATTCCAGTATTTTACGGAAGACTAAAGGCTCTTCAGACAATAATATTTGTTGTTTTATTTTTGATAGTCGAATGGGCAGGGCGAGAATATGAATATTCAATTCAGCAGATAGGTATTAAATGGAAAAAACCGCTAAGATATTCGGCTTATTATATTATTGCTTTTATAATTATGTATTTTGGTAATTTTAGTGACAACCAATTCATTTACTTTCAGTTTTAA
- a CDS encoding endo alpha-1,4 polygalactosaminidase: MSKILILMFIFLIGSCGTDDNIKPSGNSQAIPIYNQAYSENFDADNIDDIIREARNAYVLIDPFEPGIAEKIAEIKANNNQVGGYISIGTGEDWRSDFAAMQPFLVSTQWAEWEGEFFIKEVTTGIIPIMKARIDQLAEWGCDWVEFDNMDWFFYDDAISEYGITVTESEGIAYYQELCTYAHSRGLKCMAKNHVVEADSFDGVLYESYHNEKDWWDHAGAQSFLDAGKLVIINHYNEPQPNSVYAEYIGLYNDGISFICESSIEGKYIHFNQ; this comes from the coding sequence ATGAGTAAAATTCTAATTCTTATGTTCATCTTTCTTATTGGATCTTGTGGAACGGATGATAATATAAAGCCGAGCGGAAACAGTCAAGCCATTCCAATATACAATCAGGCATATAGTGAGAACTTTGATGCCGATAATATTGATGATATAATAAGAGAGGCAAGAAATGCATATGTTCTAATTGATCCTTTCGAGCCTGGAATAGCTGAAAAAATTGCAGAGATAAAAGCTAATAATAATCAAGTAGGAGGATATATCAGTATAGGAACAGGGGAGGATTGGAGATCGGATTTTGCCGCTATGCAACCCTTTTTAGTTAGTACCCAATGGGCTGAATGGGAAGGCGAATTCTTTATAAAAGAAGTCACGACAGGTATCATTCCTATTATGAAAGCGAGAATCGACCAACTTGCTGAATGGGGTTGTGATTGGGTAGAATTTGATAATATGGATTGGTTTTTTTATGATGATGCTATAAGTGAGTACGGAATTACTGTTACAGAATCCGAAGGAATAGCGTATTATCAAGAACTTTGTACTTATGCTCATTCCAGGGGGTTAAAATGTATGGCAAAAAACCATGTAGTGGAAGCAGATTCCTTTGATGGTGTATTATATGAATCCTACCACAATGAAAAGGACTGGTGGGATCATGCAGGAGCACAAAGTTTTTTAGATGCAGGTAAACTGGTAATCATTAATCATTATAATGAACCACAACCCAATAGTGTTTATGCAGAATATATAGGACTTTATAACGATGGCATTTCTTTCATTTGCGAAAGCTCAATTGAAGGGAAATATATTCATTTTAACCAATAA